From the genome of Scytonema hofmannii PCC 7110, one region includes:
- a CDS encoding response regulator, translating to MSTTPIGSYKFFQKLHPLSLLAQLTSRRATGCLQVFTESVSWSIYLEDGKLIYASSDKMFDRLENHASGLSQQFPTLNSTIMMQVRLIFEANGDNQSMSVPDYQAICWLVNEEYITPPQAAILIDEMAKELLEAFLAIKQGNYEFNGESPLNQMPRFCRLDLRLLVEYCQKQLRHRQNPQATVTAQVHTPAYYSTPVSQPQLQPSPSQLKLGEQLQNTNNFDNSHFNGSKYQQQNSKNTYTVACIDDSPTVLNSIKHFLDESAFSVVTINDPVKALMQILRSKPDIILLDVEMPNLDGYELCSLLRRHSAFKNTPIIMVTGRTGFIDRAKAKMVRASGYLTKPFSQSDLLKMVFKHIGS from the coding sequence ATGAGCACAACTCCTATAGGTAGCTACAAGTTTTTCCAAAAACTGCACCCGCTATCTCTATTAGCACAACTTACCAGTCGCCGTGCTACAGGCTGCTTACAAGTATTCACAGAGTCGGTGTCTTGGTCAATTTATCTAGAGGACGGTAAACTTATTTATGCGTCCTCAGATAAAATGTTCGACCGACTGGAGAATCATGCATCTGGCTTAAGTCAGCAATTTCCTACGCTCAACAGTACAATTATGATGCAGGTACGGCTGATATTTGAAGCAAACGGTGACAATCAATCCATGTCCGTACCAGATTATCAAGCTATTTGCTGGTTAGTTAATGAGGAATATATAACTCCTCCTCAAGCAGCCATATTGATTGATGAAATGGCTAAGGAATTACTGGAGGCATTTCTTGCCATCAAACAAGGGAACTACGAATTCAATGGTGAATCTCCCTTGAATCAAATGCCTAGATTTTGCCGATTGGATTTGCGATTGCTTGTAGAATACTGCCAAAAGCAACTTCGCCATCGACAAAATCCTCAAGCGACGGTTACAGCACAAGTTCATACCCCAGCTTACTATTCAACACCTGTTTCACAACCCCAACTTCAGCCATCACCATCTCAACTGAAACTAGGGGAGCAATTGCAAAACACAAACAATTTTGACAATTCTCATTTCAACGGTAGTAAATACCAACAACAAAATAGTAAAAACACGTACACTGTCGCTTGTATTGACGACAGCCCAACGGTATTAAATTCTATCAAACACTTTTTAGATGAAAGCGCATTTTCAGTGGTGACAATTAACGATCCAGTGAAAGCGCTCATGCAAATACTTCGCAGCAAGCCTGACATTATTTTACTAGATGTTGAGATGCCTAACCTAGATGGTTACGAGCTATGCTCTTTGTTGCGAAGGCATTCGGCTTTTAAAAATACTCCAATAATTATGGTGACTGGCAGAACGGGATTTATAGACCGAGCCAAAGCAAAAATGGTCAGAGCATCAGGATATTTAACAAAGCCTTTTTCCCAGTCAGACTTGCTAAAAATGGTGTTTAAACACATTGGTAGTTAA
- a CDS encoding response regulator, producing the protein MSITLLGTILIVEDSPSELELMSHYLKESGYNVIKANGAKEALEKAHLHNPDAIVTDVVMPGMSGFELCRSLKRNPITQKVPIVICSSKNQEIDRLWAMRQGADAYVTKPYTREQLLRAIKSVAT; encoded by the coding sequence GTGAGCATTACTTTGTTAGGCACAATTTTGATTGTTGAAGATTCTCCCAGTGAATTAGAGTTGATGAGCCATTATCTCAAAGAAAGTGGTTACAACGTTATTAAAGCGAATGGTGCAAAAGAAGCTTTGGAAAAAGCCCACTTACACAACCCGGATGCGATCGTGACAGATGTTGTTATGCCAGGAATGAGTGGTTTTGAACTGTGTCGTTCTTTGAAAAGAAATCCGATAACACAAAAAGTACCAATCGTGATCTGCAGTTCTAAAAACCAGGAGATCGATCGATTATGGGCAATGAGACAAGGAGCTGATGCTTATGTAACAAAACCTTACACTCGCGAGCAGCTCCTCCGGGCTATTAAATCTGTGGCGACTTAA
- a CDS encoding methyl-accepting chemotaxis protein, translating to MFNKTNDAKNSLDAEKNGVSNNSSKTKNSDFVELDKERNTELTVDSSLNRLSAPLKRLSLGTKATLLAIAIGTLPVLAIGALAYHVANMATSSKVSEIQQSEVNDMADKVNRFMLERYTDMQVLSTMPILTNAKLRDSLSPREKQVLLDKYIESYKVYDSIAILNLSGDALAKSRGNSVTSQDNKKHFEAAKQKESTYISQPEVSKETGNSNIIIATPIKDSTTGKVSSVVIASMPVNSLDDLLKNYGVGHKYYLTDANGKLFLPADKTYRGRDVKAEFPGLSQRQAEKKENTFTTVNKIEGKEQLVSYTSKIQEGLPDLQWQAILTTDAGIAFAPQRQLGLTIILGMGLAALVVAAIAVLLAKRVTEPIVKATNAIAKLGQGDLGTRLDVESEDELGVLNANINQMASQLQTLVKQQELDTERAKSLAEITLRTRRSLNMEDIYKTAVREVRQAIKTDRVLIYHFNPETLDGDVVAESVTAGLPRMLGVQIDDPCFRERHVETYKDGRVRAISNIYQDSNLSNAQCYVKMLEKFAVKANLVAPVISDGQLIALMIAHHCDSPRIWLQSEIELFKQIAIQVGYALEQALLLEEVEKARSIAERSSEDERRQKEALQMQLLELLSEVEGAASGDLTVRAEVTAGEIGTVADFFNSIVESLRDIVTQVKQAAIQVNQAIGQNEGSIRHLAEEALAQASEINRSLDAVDNMTHSIQAVAASAQQAAIVANTAANTAKKSGIAMDMTVQNILHLRETVGETAKKVKRLGESTQQISRVVALINQISMQTNLLAINAGIEAARAGEEGQGFAVVAEEVGELAARSAAATKEIEQIVENIQRETTEVVQAMELGTTQVVEGTRIVEDAKQNLTQILDISRQIDLLVQSISQATTSQVETSQTVSQLMREIASSSQRTSDSSRQVSDSLQQTVEISQQLQATVGTFKVD from the coding sequence ATGTTTAATAAAACTAATGATGCTAAAAATAGCCTTGATGCTGAAAAAAATGGAGTATCTAATAATTCTTCAAAAACCAAAAATAGCGATTTTGTAGAACTAGATAAAGAGCGAAATACTGAGTTAACTGTTGATTCTAGCCTAAATCGGTTATCAGCACCGTTGAAGCGGTTGAGTTTGGGAACTAAAGCTACATTACTGGCGATCGCAATTGGAACACTTCCAGTATTAGCAATTGGCGCATTAGCTTATCACGTAGCTAATATGGCAACAAGTAGTAAAGTTTCAGAAATTCAACAATCAGAAGTCAACGATATGGCAGATAAAGTCAACCGCTTTATGTTAGAGCGGTATACTGATATGCAAGTCTTATCAACTATGCCAATTCTGACAAACGCTAAACTGAGGGATTCGCTATCTCCTAGAGAAAAACAAGTTTTATTAGACAAATATATAGAGAGTTATAAAGTTTATGACAGCATTGCGATCCTTAACTTAAGTGGGGATGCGCTCGCAAAATCTCGAGGAAATTCTGTAACTAGTCAAGATAACAAGAAACATTTTGAGGCAGCAAAGCAAAAAGAAAGTACTTACATCAGTCAGCCTGAAGTCTCAAAAGAGACGGGGAATAGTAACATTATTATTGCAACGCCAATTAAGGATTCTACCACAGGGAAAGTTTCATCTGTGGTCATAGCTAGTATGCCCGTAAATTCTCTAGACGATCTCCTGAAAAACTATGGAGTAGGGCATAAATACTATTTGACTGATGCAAACGGAAAATTATTTTTGCCTGCTGACAAAACTTATAGAGGTAGAGATGTTAAAGCAGAGTTTCCTGGTTTAAGTCAACGTCAAGCAGAAAAAAAAGAAAATACTTTTACCACAGTTAATAAAATTGAGGGTAAAGAACAACTCGTCAGTTACACATCCAAAATCCAAGAAGGATTGCCCGATTTGCAATGGCAAGCCATTTTGACGACAGATGCGGGAATTGCATTTGCACCTCAAAGACAATTGGGGTTGACAATTATCTTGGGAATGGGATTGGCTGCACTCGTTGTCGCTGCGATCGCAGTCTTATTGGCAAAACGAGTCACAGAACCAATTGTGAAAGCAACAAATGCGATCGCCAAACTCGGACAAGGAGATTTAGGCACCCGTTTGGATGTAGAGTCAGAAGACGAGTTAGGTGTTTTAAACGCCAATATCAACCAAATGGCATCTCAGTTACAGACGTTGGTTAAACAACAAGAACTGGACACTGAAAGAGCAAAATCACTAGCAGAAATTACCCTCCGAACCCGTAGAAGCCTCAACATGGAGGATATCTACAAAACAGCAGTCAGAGAAGTTCGTCAGGCAATCAAAACAGATAGAGTTTTGATCTATCATTTCAATCCAGAAACCCTAGATGGAGATGTGGTTGCTGAATCCGTAACTGCTGGGTTGCCAAGAATGTTAGGCGTACAAATTGACGATCCCTGTTTTAGAGAACGCCATGTAGAAACATACAAAGATGGTAGGGTTCGGGCAATATCCAATATATATCAAGACTCAAATCTCAGCAACGCCCAATGCTACGTTAAAATGTTGGAAAAATTTGCTGTCAAAGCAAATTTAGTCGCACCAGTGATTAGCGACGGACAACTTATTGCTTTAATGATTGCTCATCATTGTGATAGCCCCCGTATTTGGCTGCAATCAGAAATTGAGTTATTTAAGCAAATTGCCATTCAAGTAGGCTATGCCTTAGAACAAGCATTGCTTTTAGAAGAAGTCGAAAAAGCAAGATCCATTGCCGAAAGATCCTCAGAAGATGAGCGTCGGCAAAAAGAAGCTTTGCAAATGCAACTCCTAGAACTCTTAAGCGAAGTTGAAGGAGCAGCAAGTGGCGATTTAACAGTACGTGCGGAAGTGACAGCTGGAGAAATTGGCACCGTTGCTGACTTCTTTAACTCCATTGTGGAAAGCTTGCGGGACATTGTTACCCAAGTTAAACAAGCAGCTATCCAAGTTAACCAAGCCATTGGGCAAAACGAAGGTTCGATTCGTCACCTTGCAGAGGAAGCACTTGCCCAAGCCTCAGAAATCAACCGCTCCCTTGATGCTGTTGATAACATGACCCACTCAATTCAAGCAGTTGCAGCAAGCGCCCAGCAAGCAGCCATAGTTGCCAACACAGCTGCCAACACGGCGAAAAAGAGCGGGATCGCAATGGATATGACAGTGCAAAACATTTTGCACCTGCGTGAAACTGTTGGCGAAACAGCCAAGAAAGTGAAACGATTGGGAGAATCAACACAACAAATCTCCCGTGTGGTAGCTTTGATCAATCAGATTTCCATGCAAACCAACTTACTTGCCATCAACGCCGGTATTGAAGCGGCGCGGGCGGGAGAAGAAGGACAGGGTTTTGCGGTTGTAGCTGAGGAGGTAGGAGAATTAGCAGCCCGGAGTGCAGCGGCGACAAAAGAGATAGAGCAAATTGTTGAAAATATTCAACGCGAAACAACGGAAGTGGTGCAGGCGATGGAACTGGGAACAACCCAGGTTGTAGAAGGTACACGCATTGTCGAAGACGCCAAGCAAAATCTAACTCAAATTTTAGATATTTCGCGGCAAATCGATTTGTTGGTGCAGTCAATTTCTCAAGCAACAACCTCTCAAGTGGAAACATCACAAACAGTCAGTCAGTTGATGAGAGAAATTGCCTCCTCCTCGCAACGCACTAGTGATTCTTCACGTCAAGTTTCGGATTCTCTGCAACAAACTGTGGAGATTTCGCAACAGTTGCAAGCAACTGTTGGTACCTTCAAAGTAGATTAA
- a CDS encoding hybrid sensor histidine kinase/response regulator codes for MSQDKELEIQMQFLEEANDYLNTLEGVLLEINSSNRISPEKINAALRAAHSIKGGAGMMGFRSLSDLAHRLEDSFKVLKTRKNSLEIDTELQSLLLSGVDWLRQIVELLSEGGEIDEQWLGTFCYPVFDELHQRLGDPTPEDAATMLSPEDGQDIVPLLFETEVEGCLQRLEAVLADGEQPCLKEEVAIMAAELGGLGEMLQLSAFSQLCMSIATYIETAEPSQVETVARSALEAWRRSQALVLTNQLESLPAELQIGEVAYDTVDYTPTELLEVEPAPVPEVEPEFIEAGVLQPEETEESWLDREIIAADFEALEAAFAEESNAQVEEPEPEPATVSSREIPTSSYNRKAEQTTGSHKSETPENTVRVPSRQLEQINDLFGELIIQRNGMNLQLERLRKLIRSLNQRVQVLERENQQLRTAYDKISTQGVMPSGTPLRALAPAEQPEELPPPVSENGDRANGVEGEFDSLEMDSYNELNLLSQEVMETIVQVQEVTTDIQLSIDDTDQFARKLTKTSKQLQRKLTQIRMRPLSDVVDRFPRALRDLCVEYGKNVQLKIEGANTLIERSILEALNEPLMHLVRNAFDHGIEDPATRRASGKTEQGFIEITANHLGNRTIISLRDDGRGISLDKIRTRAIEMGLEPTLLAQATDEELLSLIFEPGFSTSDQVTTLSGRGVGMDVVRNNLKQIRGDVKVDTKLGIGTTFTLSVPFTLSVARVLLIESNRMLLAFPTDVVSEIFLLNEEHIFPMAIGEVLNWQGTMLSLVRLGRHLEFNCPRYDNPTLETPPAINASSILIVNQGNQPVAVQVDRCWGEQEVAIRRVEGNIALPSGFSNCTILGDGRVVPLVNANEMLYWIATNERVPRTNQLPSSKLKTVFLTPADEKQASLPGNHKGTILIVDDSINVRRFLALTLEKGGYQVEQAKDGQDALEKLQSGLKVQAVICDIEMPRIDGYGFLGRVKSNTDFRDIPIAMLTSRSSDKHRQLAMQLGARAYFSKPYNEQELLRTLDDIIFPFAGAAK; via the coding sequence ATGTCACAAGACAAAGAATTAGAAATCCAGATGCAATTTCTGGAGGAAGCGAATGATTATCTCAATACCTTGGAAGGGGTGTTGCTGGAAATCAACTCCAGCAATCGCATTTCTCCAGAAAAAATTAATGCTGCACTGAGAGCCGCCCATTCTATCAAAGGCGGTGCTGGCATGATGGGATTTCGCTCTCTCAGCGATCTGGCTCACCGTTTAGAAGATTCATTTAAAGTTTTAAAAACTAGGAAAAATTCTTTAGAAATAGATACTGAGTTGCAAAGTCTACTGCTATCTGGAGTAGACTGGCTGCGTCAGATAGTAGAATTGCTATCGGAAGGCGGGGAAATAGACGAGCAGTGGTTGGGTACTTTTTGTTACCCAGTTTTTGATGAGTTGCATCAACGTTTGGGCGATCCTACTCCCGAAGATGCAGCAACTATGCTGTCTCCAGAAGACGGGCAAGATATCGTACCTTTGCTGTTTGAAACGGAAGTGGAAGGGTGTTTGCAGCGCCTTGAAGCAGTATTGGCAGATGGCGAACAGCCATGTCTGAAAGAAGAAGTGGCTATTATGGCAGCTGAGTTGGGTGGGTTGGGCGAAATGCTCCAACTGTCAGCTTTTTCTCAGTTGTGTATGTCAATTGCAACTTATATAGAAACTGCAGAACCTTCCCAGGTGGAAACAGTTGCTCGCTCAGCATTGGAAGCATGGCGGCGATCGCAAGCTTTAGTACTGACAAATCAACTGGAGAGCTTGCCAGCAGAATTACAGATTGGTGAAGTAGCATATGATACAGTAGATTATACTCCAACAGAACTCCTAGAAGTAGAACCAGCCCCAGTTCCCGAAGTAGAACCAGAATTTATAGAAGCAGGAGTTCTGCAACCAGAAGAGACAGAAGAATCCTGGCTGGATCGAGAAATCATTGCAGCCGATTTTGAAGCTTTGGAAGCAGCTTTTGCTGAAGAAAGCAACGCTCAAGTTGAAGAACCAGAACCAGAGCCAGCTACAGTATCTTCTAGAGAAATTCCGACATCAAGTTATAACCGCAAAGCCGAGCAAACTACAGGTAGTCATAAGAGCGAAACTCCCGAAAATACAGTCCGAGTCCCCAGCAGACAACTCGAACAAATTAACGATCTATTTGGAGAACTGATTATTCAGCGCAACGGGATGAATTTGCAACTCGAAAGATTACGCAAACTCATTCGCAGTTTGAACCAACGAGTCCAAGTTTTGGAACGAGAAAACCAACAGCTCCGCACAGCTTACGACAAAATATCCACTCAAGGTGTAATGCCATCTGGGACTCCATTAAGAGCACTAGCACCAGCCGAGCAACCAGAAGAACTTCCACCCCCAGTTTCAGAGAATGGCGATCGAGCAAATGGAGTGGAAGGGGAATTTGATTCCCTGGAAATGGACAGCTACAACGAACTCAACTTGCTGTCCCAGGAAGTGATGGAAACGATCGTGCAAGTGCAAGAAGTCACAACTGACATTCAGCTGAGCATTGACGATACAGACCAATTTGCCCGCAAGCTTACCAAAACATCCAAGCAACTGCAAAGAAAGCTCACGCAAATCAGGATGCGCCCGCTATCTGATGTTGTGGATCGCTTTCCTAGAGCCTTGCGCGACTTGTGCGTAGAATACGGCAAAAATGTACAGTTGAAAATTGAAGGTGCTAACACCTTAATCGAAAGAAGCATATTGGAGGCTTTGAATGAGCCTTTGATGCACTTAGTCCGGAATGCTTTTGACCACGGAATTGAAGATCCAGCAACACGTCGTGCTTCTGGTAAGACAGAACAAGGGTTCATAGAAATTACAGCAAACCACCTGGGAAATCGTACCATTATTTCGCTTCGAGATGATGGGCGTGGGATTTCACTCGATAAAATCCGGACTCGGGCGATCGAGATGGGATTAGAACCAACTTTATTAGCGCAAGCAACTGACGAAGAACTGCTATCGCTGATTTTTGAGCCAGGATTTAGCACTTCTGACCAGGTAACAACTCTATCTGGTCGTGGTGTTGGTATGGATGTTGTGCGTAACAACCTCAAGCAAATCCGAGGTGATGTCAAAGTTGATACGAAGCTGGGAATTGGAACCACATTCACGCTCTCCGTACCATTTACACTCTCAGTCGCACGAGTTCTGCTTATCGAAAGCAATCGCATGCTCTTGGCATTCCCCACAGATGTGGTTTCCGAGATATTCCTGCTTAACGAAGAGCATATCTTCCCAATGGCCATCGGAGAAGTCCTCAATTGGCAAGGTACTATGCTTTCGTTGGTTCGTTTGGGTCGTCACTTAGAGTTTAATTGTCCCCGTTATGACAATCCAACCTTAGAGACTCCACCAGCAATTAATGCTTCCAGCATCCTGATTGTTAATCAGGGAAATCAGCCAGTCGCAGTGCAAGTCGATCGTTGTTGGGGCGAGCAAGAAGTTGCTATCCGTCGGGTAGAAGGGAATATTGCTTTACCAAGTGGTTTTAGTAACTGTACAATTTTAGGTGATGGTCGCGTTGTACCGTTGGTTAATGCTAACGAAATGCTTTATTGGATTGCGACGAATGAGCGCGTACCTAGAACTAATCAACTTCCATCCTCTAAGTTAAAGACGGTTTTCTTAACACCAGCTGATGAAAAACAAGCGTCCCTTCCTGGAAATCATAAAGGCACTATTTTGATTGTAGATGACTCAATTAATGTGCGGCGCTTTTTAGCGTTGACTTTGGAGAAGGGAGGGTATCAAGTCGAACAAGCTAAAGATGGTCAAGACGCTTTGGAAAAACTTCAGAGTGGTTTGAAAGTTCAGGCTGTGATTTGTGATATCGAAATGCCTCGCATTGATGGTTATGGATTTTTGGGTCGAGTGAAATCAAATACTGATTTTAGAGATATACCAATTGCTATGCTGACTTCTCGCAGTAGTGATAAACATCGCCAATTAGCTATGCAGTTGGGTGCGCGGGCTTATTTTTCTAAGCCTTACAATGAACAGGAGTTGTTGAGGACTTTGGATGATATCATTTTTCCTTTCGCAGGTGCTGCTAAGTGA
- a CDS encoding chemotaxis protein CheW has protein sequence MNSSKITLSTKVTQNNLGDGYLKFQLNRQTSAVLPMRHTQEAIIVPIEAITSMPNMPGCILGLMNWRSRIVWAIDLPRMFNLEYLDNRLRQYNVIIIRVDSLLLGLVVQEIQGTTKFLPDDIRSPVGQVASSLIPYLRGCVVQQKEILLVLDAQAIVQSSILRSD, from the coding sequence ATGAACAGTTCTAAAATTACTCTTTCGACAAAAGTTACTCAAAATAACTTGGGAGATGGCTATCTCAAGTTTCAGTTAAACAGACAAACATCCGCCGTGTTGCCCATGAGGCACACCCAAGAAGCGATTATAGTGCCTATTGAAGCCATAACATCAATGCCCAATATGCCGGGATGCATATTGGGGTTAATGAATTGGCGAAGTCGGATAGTTTGGGCTATCGATTTGCCAAGAATGTTCAATCTGGAATATCTTGACAATCGGTTGCGACAATACAACGTAATTATTATTCGGGTAGATTCATTACTTTTGGGCTTAGTTGTACAAGAAATACAAGGTACAACTAAGTTTTTGCCGGATGATATACGCTCTCCTGTAGGACAAGTGGCATCCAGTTTGATTCCCTATTTACGCGGGTGTGTTGTTCAACAAAAAGAAATACTACTTGTATTAGATGCACAGGCTATTGTGCAATCTTCTATTCTCCGCAGTGATTAG